From a single Pseudomonas triticicola genomic region:
- the recD gene encoding exodeoxyribonuclease V subunit alpha: MSRTFADLLPTPLEADSLSKLSPLTRADDLLLLLSRWVERGWLRALDRAFVAFLHELEPETDPLVLLAAALTSHQLGHGHVCLDLFETLKAPDFALSLPPEGDVQGGVLLLPSQLLETLDGAHWCKVLASSSLVALAADASEPAQTRPLVLSSKRLYLRRYWTYERRIDAALRQRLMQQEPTPDDLPQRLNRLFGGAESAAVIDWQKLACALATRSSFSIITGGPGTGKTTTVVRLLALLQAPAVEAGHPLRIRLAAPTGKAAARLTESISQQVQSLQVAEAVRAAIPSDVTTVHRLLGSRPGTRHFRHHAGNRLPLDVLVVDEASMIDLEMMANLLDAMPAHARLVLLGDKDQLASVEAGAVLGDLCRDAEGGWYSPQTRQWLESVSGESLQGSGLHEDRDGTHPLAQQVVMLRHSRRFGEGSGIGQLARRVNQQLADEARQLLAAGSYDDVYSLPLKGEHDQKLERLLLEGHDNGPQGYRHYLSVLRDQRPPSTRPLEHADWTDWAREVLQAFDTFQLLCAVRKGPWGVEGLNQRITAALLKARLIESDQQWYEGRPVLMTRNDYGLGLMNGDIGIALKLPEREGAEIGKTVLRVAFPRNDGQGGVRFVLPSRLNDVETVYAMTVHKSQGSEFAHTALILPDALNPVLTKELIYTGITRARHWFTLIEPRAGVFEEAVQRKVKRLSGLMLELEEGTEPQG, from the coding sequence ATGAGCCGCACATTCGCCGATCTACTGCCGACGCCGCTGGAAGCGGACAGCCTGTCGAAACTCTCGCCGCTGACCCGCGCCGATGATTTGCTGTTGTTGCTGAGCCGTTGGGTCGAGCGCGGTTGGCTACGTGCGCTGGACCGCGCCTTTGTCGCTTTCCTGCATGAACTCGAGCCCGAGACCGATCCGCTGGTGCTGCTGGCGGCGGCGTTGACCAGTCACCAACTCGGCCATGGTCATGTGTGTCTGGATTTGTTCGAAACCCTCAAGGCGCCGGATTTTGCCCTGTCATTGCCGCCCGAAGGCGATGTGCAGGGCGGTGTGTTGTTGCTGCCTTCGCAATTGCTCGAAACGCTCGATGGAGCCCATTGGTGCAAAGTGCTGGCAAGCAGCTCGCTGGTCGCCCTTGCCGCCGATGCCAGTGAACCAGCGCAGACACGTCCGTTGGTGCTGTCCTCCAAACGCCTGTACCTGCGCCGCTACTGGACCTACGAACGCCGCATCGATGCAGCGTTGCGCCAACGCTTGATGCAACAGGAGCCGACGCCAGATGACCTGCCGCAGCGCCTCAATCGATTGTTCGGCGGCGCGGAATCCGCAGCTGTCATCGACTGGCAGAAACTCGCCTGTGCTCTCGCTACGCGCAGCTCCTTCAGCATAATCACTGGCGGCCCGGGCACCGGGAAAACCACTACGGTGGTGCGCTTGCTCGCGTTGCTGCAGGCACCGGCCGTCGAGGCTGGCCATCCGCTGCGCATTCGTCTGGCCGCCCCGACCGGCAAGGCCGCTGCACGTTTGACCGAGTCGATCAGTCAGCAAGTGCAATCACTGCAAGTCGCCGAAGCGGTGCGCGCGGCGATCCCCAGCGATGTGACCACCGTGCACCGTTTGCTCGGCAGTCGACCGGGCACCCGGCATTTCCGTCACCATGCCGGCAACCGCCTGCCGCTGGATGTGCTGGTGGTCGACGAAGCGTCGATGATCGACCTGGAAATGATGGCCAACCTTCTCGACGCCATGCCGGCCCATGCGCGGTTGGTATTGCTGGGCGACAAGGATCAACTGGCCTCGGTCGAAGCCGGCGCGGTACTGGGCGATCTGTGCCGTGACGCCGAGGGCGGTTGGTACAGCCCGCAGACGCGGCAATGGCTGGAGTCAGTCAGTGGCGAGTCGTTGCAGGGCAGCGGTTTGCATGAGGACCGCGACGGCACCCACCCGCTGGCGCAGCAAGTGGTGATGCTGCGTCACTCGCGCCGTTTCGGCGAGGGCAGCGGCATCGGTCAGCTTGCGCGCCGGGTCAATCAGCAATTGGCCGATGAAGCGCGACAGTTGCTCGCGGCCGGCAGCTACGACGACGTGTATTCCCTGCCGCTCAAAGGCGAGCACGATCAGAAGCTCGAACGCCTGTTGCTCGAAGGTCACGACAACGGCCCGCAAGGTTATCGCCATTACTTGAGCGTACTGCGCGATCAGCGTCCACCGTCGACGCGGCCTCTTGAGCATGCGGACTGGACCGATTGGGCGCGGGAAGTCTTGCAGGCGTTCGATACGTTCCAGTTGCTGTGCGCGGTGCGCAAAGGGCCGTGGGGCGTTGAAGGTCTGAACCAGCGCATCACCGCTGCGTTGCTCAAGGCGCGTCTGATCGAGAGCGATCAGCAGTGGTATGAAGGTCGGCCGGTGCTGATGACTCGTAACGACTATGGTCTGGGCCTGATGAACGGCGACATCGGCATCGCCCTGAAACTGCCCGAGCGTGAAGGCGCAGAGATCGGCAAAACCGTTCTGCGCGTGGCCTTTCCGCGTAACGATGGACAGGGCGGCGTGCGCTTCGTGTTGCCGAGTCGGCTCAATGATGTCGAAACCGTGTACGCCATGACGGTACACAAATCCCAGGGCTCGGAGTTCGCCCACACGGCGCTGATCCTGCCGGATGCGTTGAACCCCGTGCTGACCAAAGAACTGATCTACACCGGAATCACTCGCGCCCGACACTGGTTCACCTTGATCGAGCCACGTGCCGGCGTGTTTGAGGAAGCGGTGCAGCGCAAGGTCAAGCGTCTGAGCGGGCTGATGCTGGAACTGGAGGAGGGCACCGAGCCTCAGGGATAA